Genomic DNA from Aphanothece sacrum FPU1:
ACGGTATCTATCCCAATTTTCTCAAGCTCAATTTTGTTTAGAGCAAGTGATAGGATTGGATTTAATTAATAATCAAGTAATTTGTCAGAATTATCCGCCTATTTCTTTTGATTATTTATCTATTGATATTGGCAGTACACCGAAAACTGATCAGGTTCCTGGTGCTTCTACATATGCGATTCGAGCTAAACCTGTACCTCAATTTTTAGAAGCTTGGAATCAATTAATTAATCAAGTTATTAATACCCCACAAAATACTTATTCTGTGAGTATTGTTGGTGGTGGTGCAGGGGGAGTTGAATTAGCCTTAAATATGCAAACTCGTCTCCAGAATATTTTACAAAATTCTCATCAACCGTTAGATAATTTAACTATTCATTTATTGCATCAAGGTTCAACTCTTTTGACAGGTCATAATGATTGGGTCAGTAAACGATTTCAGCAAATATTAAAGGAAAGAAAAATCCAAATTTATTTAAACGAAAAAGTAACAAAAATTGCTCCTAAAATAGACAATAATTATCAAATAATATGTCAATCTGGGTTAATAATTCCATCTAATCCTATTTTTTGGGTGACTCAAGCATCTGCACCTAATTGGATCAAAGAGTCAGGATTAATGACCGATGAAAAAGGATTTATTTTAGTCAATAATTACTTACAATCTCTTTCTCATCCTCATATTTTTGCCACAGGAGATATTGCCACAATAGAACATTATCCTCGTCCTAAAGCGGGGGTTTTTGCCGTTCGTCAAGGTCAACCTTTATTTAATAATTTACAGCGAATTATTTTAGACAAACCATTAAAAAGTTATATTCCTCAGAAGTATTATTTAAGTTTAATCGGAACTGGTGATAAAAAAGCGATCGCATCTTGGGGTTGTTTCGGATGGGAATCTTCCTGGTTATGGACTTGGAAAGACTATATTGATCGACAATTTATGGCTAAATTTAAGCCTAAATAAACTAGATTTTAGCTTATGATCTAGCTCGTAATTCAATCTGATTTTGTTTAATTGTTACATCATAGCTACCATAAAAATTTTGACCTAAAAGTCCAATTTTAGACAAAGAAGGATTAATAGAAACTTCCAAATTTTTAGCCATAAGTTCTCCAGCTTTTACAGAATAAACTCGGCCAATACCAATGGGAACCATACCACCTGCGGTTTGAGAATAAGCACTGTCATGAGCTTTTATTCCCATTGCAGATGCCATATCAGTCCCAATTGTAATACCACTCGCCCCTGTATCAAACAACATTTCAACTGTATATTTTCCATTAAAAGTAACATCAACTACTGGAATTCCAGACACTCGACGTTTAATAGGCAATTTAAACATTCCACTCTTAGGAGAAACAGTCTCTTGCGAAGGTGGAGAAGTTGGATTGCCACATAAATGACTAAGATCAATAAGTTGACCATTACTTCCCTGTAAAAAACAAGGTTGCTGAGCTTTAATTGTGGTAATATTAGGAGCAAAAGCAATACCAGCAAAGGCAACTACAGCAATAATCGTTTTCTTAATCATCATGACAAATTAATCAATCCGTTAAAAGTTTTCAATCTTAATATTCCCCAAGTATTAGCCGAAATTAACATAAAAAGTCTCTGCAATAAATTGACTTATTCCAAGTTAATTAGCTTTGTCTCATTCTATAACAACTCTTAGTTAATAAGAAATAAACATAATCTTAACTTAATGTCAGTGATCTTGATCACACTTAATAAGTGATTAAAATCATCATTGTTAAGGTAATTTTTGCAACAACTTCGGGAACACTAACGATAGCAGAATCATGAGAGTTAGTGCCACATGAGAACTCAGTCAGTTATCCTTGCTTCTTTAGTGTCGAGTAGTTTAATGATGGCTTTGCCCTTACAAGCTCAGCAAGTTTCTCGTCATAACCCCTATAATATTAATAGTTGTAATTACAGTCACTATTGGGTTAATAATCAGGGAAAGTGTATTGATTTACATGAACCGAATATTACTCGATATAATGGGTATGAAGAAAAATTTTTCAAGGCTTTAAAAAAAATTGGTATTGTCTTGAGTTATGAAAGCTGTGAACCTGGATTAATGGGTCATTATAAACCTTTCTATAATCGGTTAACAATTTGTCAAAATAATCGCAGAGACTTTTCTTTATATATCGAAACTCTTGCTCATGAAAGTTGGCACGTAGTTCAAGATTGTGCTACGGGTTTAAATAATGAGCGTGTTGCTCCTATTTTTAACTCAAATTCCTCTAGATTTCGAGCATCAATAAGCAGTTTAAAGTCTTCAGACTGGAAGGATTTGAATCTTTATGAATCTGAAGATTTACCCTATGAAGTTGAAGCATTTTTTATGTCAAAACATCCTGATGCTGTTTTAGAAGCGTTAGAGGTATGTTCAGCTAATATTACCAGGAAAAAATAGACTAAGAATTTAGATTTAATATTAGTCATCTAAAGATTACTTTGTGTATTAGGAAGGAACTTACGTTCCTTGCAAGCTAAGGTTTTAGAGCGTTAAGTTGACAGTAATAAATGATATTAGACACCTACAAAAGGTATCTTTTTCTGCTTAAACTGAGGCCAATGTAACCTGAACAGTTTGTCCAGGTTGAGGAGTTAATACAGAGGTTACAAGATTGTATTTAGCTAACATTTGACGAAAACCTGCAATAGTTCCTTCTTCTCGTATTACACTACTTAGAAATCCTTCATAGTCTACTTTTCCTGATCCTGCTGTTGGTAAAATAACCTGTGGTTTAAGAGTTTGGCAAAGTTCTAAAGTGGTTTTTTCTCCTTTAAGAATGGGTACTAAATGAAGTATACTTAGACCAACAATGGGAGTAATAACTACATTAATTTTTCCTTCTTCTGTTAATGTCGAAGAATGATAACCATGAGGTTCATAATAAATTTTTTGTTGTTCAATTAAATCCGTAATGATATAACCATTTTCAGTTAATTGAGGGCCAAGAGGCGAGCCAGGGACAGCTTTAATTGTAATACTATTATCTAAAGTATAACTTTGTCCATGGGCTAATTCTGTGACTTGTTTATAACCTAATTCTTTAACGATTTTAGCTGCATTAGGTGAAGCAACCACAGGAATATTATGGTCTAATTCTGTGAGGGTTGGAATATGGGTATGATCTTCAAGTCCTTGAGATAAAATAATTAAATCT
This window encodes:
- a CDS encoding MBL fold metallo-hydrolase — translated: MQLTWLDSNSWLIEIARKRILIDPWLVGSLVFGNLDWLFKGIKSITYTIDQPIDLIILSQGLEDHTHIPTLTELDHNIPVVASPNAAKIVKELGYKQVTELAHGQSYTLDNSITIKAVPGSPLGPQLTENGYIITDLIEQQKIYYEPHGYHSSTLTEEGKINVVITPIVGLSILHLVPILKGEKTTLELCQTLKPQVILPTAGSGKVDYEGFLSSVIREEGTIAGFRQMLAKYNLVTSVLTPQPGQTVQVTLASV
- a CDS encoding retropepsin-like aspartic protease family protein codes for the protein MMIKKTIIAVVAFAGIAFAPNITTIKAQQPCFLQGSNGQLIDLSHLCGNPTSPPSQETVSPKSGMFKLPIKRRVSGIPVVDVTFNGKYTVEMLFDTGASGITIGTDMASAMGIKAHDSAYSQTAGGMVPIGIGRVYSVKAGELMAKNLEVSINPSLSKIGLLGQNFYGSYDVTIKQNQIELRARS
- a CDS encoding FAD-dependent oxidoreductase, with protein sequence MMVLPNLVLIGGGHSHAIALKLWGINPIPGVRLTLITNTCYTPYSGMLPGHVAGFYKFEEIHLDLRYLSQFSQAQFCLEQVIGLDLINNQVICQNYPPISFDYLSIDIGSTPKTDQVPGASTYAIRAKPVPQFLEAWNQLINQVINTPQNTYSVSIVGGGAGGVELALNMQTRLQNILQNSHQPLDNLTIHLLHQGSTLLTGHNDWVSKRFQQILKERKIQIYLNEKVTKIAPKIDNNYQIICQSGLIIPSNPIFWVTQASAPNWIKESGLMTDEKGFILVNNYLQSLSHPHIFATGDIATIEHYPRPKAGVFAVRQGQPLFNNLQRIILDKPLKSYIPQKYYLSLIGTGDKKAIASWGCFGWESSWLWTWKDYIDRQFMAKFKPK